The nucleotide window CGCGGCCGCAGATCGCCGATCTGCTGCGGCGAACCTGGTTCACGCCGACGGGTTGGGGCGAAGCGCTGTTCGTACCGCCGCTGGCGCAGGGCTGGCTGTTGCGTTCGGCCCCGGCCTGGGAGCGGGTCGGCGCCGCCGCCTCGCTGCCGCTCGCCGGCGTGCACATGGTCGAGGCCACCAAACAGGTGGTGCGGCCGCAGACGGTCAAACGTGAGCGCACCCGGCTGATCCCCGCTCTGGAGCCATCGCTGGTCCCGTCGCCGACGCCGCTGCAGGCCGACGAGTCCGATGCGCCGCCGCTGGCGCGCTGAACCGGCACGACCGAGCCAGCACACAGTAAGACGGCGGACGCCCTGAATCGTCAGAGGCCCCTGAATCGACAAGGCCGCACCCACCGGGCGCGGCCTTGTTCTAGTAGGTATTTTTGTAGGGCATCTCGAACCGGCGTCTGGACACCGGTTCAATCGCCAGCGCCGGCATCCTCGCCAGACGGGGCCGGAGCGGCAGCGGCCTGAGCGGCCGCAGGCTCACCACGCGGGCGGCGCCGACGGCGGGGCGGAAAACGTTCACCGCCGCCGGTATTGCCCTCGAACGCGCCGGGTCCGAGCTGCGGCTGCGGGCCGGTGATGAAGGACGGCAGCCGGTCGACTCCCTCGGACGACGGCTGCGGCTGCTCGCGCGGCACGAATTGCGGCTGGGGCCGGTGCTCACGCGGCTGCGGCTGTTCGCGCGGCTGATAGGGCTGCGGTTGCTCGCGCTGCTGATAAGGCTGCGGCTGCTGCACCGGCACCAGGCCGGGCTCGGCGCCGAAATTGGAGAACTCGCCGTCCTCGCCGTCGTCGGTGTTGTCCAACGTGTCGTTGTCGATCCGCGGCTGCGGCTGATTCTGCCGGAACTGCTCCTGGGCAGCCGCGATCAAACGAAAATAGTGCTCGGCGTGCTGGTAGTAGTTCTCGGCCGCCACCGGATCGCCCGAGGAACGGGCGTCGCGAGCGAGCTGGACGTATTTCTCAGCGATGTGAGAGGCGGTACCGCGGATCTTGATATCGGGGCCGTTCGATTCGAACACCCGGGTCATCGGGTTCTGGCCGCGCCGATTATTGTTGTTATTGCCGCTGTTGTTGTTCCGGTTACGCAGCCGCTTGTTGTTCTGCCCGTTTCTCATGTCCTACCTTCTTACCGAACCTCATTTTGCAAGGCATGGCTGCGCCTGACGCAGGCGTCTCCGTGCCCGTCCGACCAGTCCCTTAGTCTCTTGCCGCTATTGCCGTGTGTCGCGCTCAGCAAAGACGCGTTCCCCAACCCCGGCGGGCGGTCGCGCCGCTGGCCGGACCAAATCAACGAGCCTGTGCAACGAGGCTCAGCTTCTCGCGCGTGAATTCTTCAAGCGTGAATCGTCAGGCTTTCGTTCGCTTCGCGGTCGAAAGCTGCGCGGCTGTCCCAGCCTGTCGCGCTTGATCGAAACC belongs to Rhodopseudomonas palustris and includes:
- a CDS encoding DUF4167 domain-containing protein, whose translation is MRNGQNNKRLRNRNNNSGNNNNNRRGQNPMTRVFESNGPDIKIRGTASHIAEKYVQLARDARSSGDPVAAENYYQHAEHYFRLIAAAQEQFRQNQPQPRIDNDTLDNTDDGEDGEFSNFGAEPGLVPVQQPQPYQQREQPQPYQPREQPQPREHRPQPQFVPREQPQPSSEGVDRLPSFITGPQPQLGPGAFEGNTGGGERFPPRRRRRPRGEPAAAQAAAAPAPSGEDAGAGD